The following coding sequences are from one Humulus lupulus chromosome X, drHumLupu1.1, whole genome shotgun sequence window:
- the LOC133806553 gene encoding uncharacterized protein LOC133806553 — protein MRVKQSNRLPQEHDPQVARRAVQKVAKRNQTCTTTASRKPSLKFATAIQDLAVHKPRDEGEEEPSWFVAEASKLNPALFQKHIEALGLSGANITPNGIQALSALYILYFLNGWDEPTPHEVHYLFDLRTNPSHNNSGFFHFYHRHRGVTYLNGISHKSNAGKYHKEYFLTLDIEANNLAFTRSGPFERPLPTEGMFRRAKKLANMSLKEKDVKKLVTLDLLQMVSLVPCEQDLVVESTTGENDTPGQSTEGTEQMTDRHSPGPSPLSRRPGDLVIREPDPQRRSTIPAQPGKGKAIQVEGELSSSSDDEDEFLDQIFNADSDMFRDCVASKRKTGDGSGSMPPQKIQKVVPPSQGRQPGGPTTLPPLTPSSLPPSASLTPTHQGSSSELFRAVSDLGKGLLEDIGRDASTLQSLDSYPRLSVEVVLKRGLAQLMKSLVTIGHAQLRAVDYKELIKVQDDQLVEARSKLEQAERTIAERDESLKKQAQNNASLTTQLEKQSLDIKELVRDNERLISENEELKQEKELDLIRFEEASFDCFYKVWKLNKPLNLDCFPKEAQAEDLARCEARTAEEAANPPALAPTCSAISFRARGAADAEEGVDQPSRGARL, from the exons atgagggtgaagcaatctaACAGGCTCCCTCAGGAACACGATCCGCAGGTTGCCCGCAGAGCAGTACAGAAGGTGGCAAAGCGCAATCAAACCTGCACTACCACAGCTTCAAGAAAGCCTTCTCTGAAATTTGCTACTGCGATCCAGGATTTGGCTGTTCACAAGCCACGtgatgagggagaagaagaaccctcctggttcgTTGCCGAAGCCTCAAAACTTAATCCCGCTCTATTCCAgaaacacattgaagctttaggcttgagtGGGGCAAAC ATCACGCCGAATGGGATACAGGCACTCTCTGCGCTGTATATTCTTTATTTTCtgaatggttgggacgagcccacccctcatgaggtgcattacctgtttgatcttcGGACCAACCCTTCTCACAACAACTCAGGTTTCTTCCATTTCTATCACAGGCATAGGGGGGTTACATATCTCAATGGCATCTCCCATAAGTCAAACGCCGGGAaatatcataaggaatacttcctcacattggatattgaggccaacaacttggcttttacgcgCTCGGGTCCGTTtgagcgaccattgcctactgaagggatgtttaggcgggccaagaaattggctaacatgagtcttaAAGAGAAGGATGTAAAAAAGTTGGTCACGCTGGACCTTCTTCAGATGGTGAGTCTGGTGCCATGTGAGCAGGATCTggtggtggaaagtaccaccggggagaacgacACGCCTGGTCAGTCTACCGAGGGCACAGAGCAAATGACTGATCGGCATTCTCCTGGGCCTTCTCCGCTTTCCCGTAGACCTGGCGACTTAGTCATTAGAGAGCCTGATCCTCAGCGTAGATCTACTATTCCCGCTCAAcctgggaaaggaaaagctatccaggttgaaggggaacttagctcatcctcggacgacgaggatgagttccttgatcagatcttcaacgcag attcagacatgttcagagattgcgttgcttcaaagaggaaaactggtgatggaagtggctctatgcctccacagaagattcagaaggtagtaccgccaagtcaagggaggcaacctgggggaccgactacacttccgccattgaccccctcttcccttcctccttctgcgagcctaactcctactcaccagggtagttCGAGTGAGCTCTTTCGTGCTGTTAGCGACCTGGGCAAGGGGCTTCTTGAGGATATTGGCCGTGATGCATCGACGCTTCAAAGCCTAGACTCCTACCCTCGACTTAGTGTCGAAGTTGTCTTGAAGAGAGGACTCGCTCAATTGATGAAG tcacttgtcaccattggtcaTGCTCAGCTTCGAGCCGTAGATTACAAGGAGCTGATCAAGGTGCaggacgatcaactggtggaggccaggtccaagctggagcaagcagagagaactatagctgaacgggacgagtctctcaaaaagcaggctcaaaacaatgcttccttgacaactcaattggagaagcaatcccttgatattaaagagttagttcgagacaatgagaggttgattagcgagaacgaagagctgaagcaagaaaaagagcttgacttgattcgctttgaggaggccagttttgactgcttctataaggtctggaagctgaacaagcctcttaaTCTTGATTGTTTCCCCAAGGAGGCCCAAGCAGAGGAtcttgccagatgtgaagcaagaaccgctgaagaagctgccaacCCTCCCGCACTCGCCCCAACCTGCTCTGCTATATCATTTcgagcgagaggagcagctgATGCAGAGGAGGGAGTCGATCAACCCTCTAGAGGAGCTCGCCTGTGA